A single window of Rhizobium sp. CCGE531 DNA harbors:
- a CDS encoding glycoside hydrolase family 5 protein translates to MRHFLLLLAGLSAVCLAVFAPPAHAEGFVRADHQQIVDGKDHQLLLRGLGLGGWMVQEGYMMGLSNLKAQHVIRHRISTLIGQKRTEQFYQSWRDNGVTKADIDAMAGWGFNSVRLPMHWKLFLKDRRGRDGSRHIVWNEEGFRRVDALIGWLKANDMYLILDLHAAPGGQGHDIAISDRDPNEPSLWDSSENQATMIALWSEIARRYKDEPTIAGYDLLNEPNWNFQDESNKGGCRETENRPLRDIYVRTIRAIRSIDTNHMLIIEGNCWGNNYAGVLPIEDRNTALSFHKYWTPTTQESIEPFLKLREQYDMPLWNGESGENNNGWYARAVALQEKNGIGWSWWPLKKIGAGNPLEIKTNPNYRQLTAYLRGEGKKPSAKNAFAGLMQLATDSRFDQNITHQGVIDALMGASRKPATPD, encoded by the coding sequence ATGAGGCATTTTCTGCTGTTGCTCGCCGGCTTGTCCGCCGTCTGCCTGGCTGTATTTGCGCCGCCGGCGCATGCGGAGGGATTCGTCCGCGCCGATCATCAGCAAATCGTTGATGGCAAGGATCATCAGCTGCTTCTGCGCGGTCTCGGCCTTGGAGGATGGATGGTGCAGGAAGGCTACATGATGGGCCTTTCCAATCTGAAGGCGCAGCACGTCATCCGCCACCGCATTTCCACGCTCATCGGCCAGAAAAGGACCGAACAGTTCTACCAGTCCTGGCGCGACAATGGCGTAACGAAAGCCGATATCGACGCGATGGCCGGATGGGGCTTCAACAGCGTGCGCCTGCCGATGCACTGGAAATTGTTCCTCAAGGACAGGCGCGGCAGGGATGGTTCAAGGCATATCGTTTGGAACGAAGAAGGCTTTCGGCGAGTCGATGCGCTGATCGGCTGGCTGAAGGCCAACGATATGTATCTGATCCTCGATTTGCATGCAGCGCCCGGCGGCCAAGGGCATGATATCGCCATTTCGGACCGCGATCCGAATGAGCCATCGCTATGGGACAGCAGCGAAAACCAGGCGACAATGATCGCCCTCTGGAGCGAGATAGCGCGTCGCTACAAAGATGAACCAACGATCGCGGGTTACGATCTGCTCAACGAACCGAATTGGAACTTTCAAGACGAGAGCAACAAGGGCGGCTGCCGCGAAACCGAAAACCGACCCTTGCGCGACATCTACGTGCGCACCATTCGTGCAATCCGCTCGATCGACACCAACCACATGCTGATCATCGAAGGCAATTGCTGGGGCAACAATTATGCCGGCGTGCTTCCGATCGAGGATCGCAACACGGCGCTCAGCTTTCACAAATACTGGACGCCGACGACGCAGGAATCGATCGAACCGTTCCTGAAGCTGCGCGAGCAATATGACATGCCGCTATGGAACGGCGAATCCGGCGAAAATAATAACGGCTGGTACGCGCGCGCCGTGGCGCTGCAGGAGAAGAACGGCATCGGCTGGTCATGGTGGCCCCTGAAGAAAATCGGCGCAGGCAACCCGCTCGAAATCAAGACGAATCCAAATTACCGCCAATTGACCGCCTATCTTCGCGGAGAAGGCAAAAAACCTTCGGCCAAGAATGCCTTCGCGGGATTGATGCAGCTGGCGACCGACAG
- a CDS encoding nuclear transport factor 2 family protein: MAKLLTEITGGEDMVGDGGALDALIDFYRAFNAGDLDALAANWVDGDKPSMDNPIGGIRRGWPSIRDGYQRLFTGKAKVRVAFHDFTSQGGADWHLFVGREKGSCVTADGSIELRIRTTRWFTKIDGVWRQLHHHGSIEEPALLAAYQQIIFGAPLDRPA, translated from the coding sequence ATGGCAAAGCTTTTGACTGAAATCACTGGCGGTGAAGACATGGTGGGCGACGGCGGCGCCCTCGATGCGCTCATCGACTTCTACCGCGCCTTCAATGCCGGCGACCTGGATGCCTTGGCCGCCAATTGGGTCGATGGCGACAAGCCAAGCATGGACAATCCGATCGGAGGCATCAGGCGCGGATGGCCTTCGATCCGCGATGGTTATCAGAGGCTGTTTACAGGGAAGGCGAAGGTTCGGGTCGCATTCCATGACTTTACCAGCCAGGGCGGCGCTGATTGGCATCTGTTCGTCGGGCGAGAAAAAGGAAGCTGCGTCACAGCCGACGGGAGCATCGAACTTCGCATTCGCACGACGCGCTGGTTCACTAAGATCGATGGCGTCTGGCGGCAGCTACATCATCACGGCTCCATCGAGGAACCTGCCCTGCTTGCAGCCTATCAGCAGATCATCTTCGGTGCGCCGCTGGATCGGCCGGCGTAG